A single Diachasmimorpha longicaudata isolate KC_UGA_2023 chromosome 10, iyDiaLong2, whole genome shotgun sequence DNA region contains:
- the LOC135166400 gene encoding uncharacterized protein LOC135166400 isoform X2, whose product MTWVTGGRSGRDIVRTMNAERNALENSLTDAHKSSPNSSRHHVHRYDVKNGKIANATNPFIIFFLRLRSKSPKKPVTLMARLAGKRWTKMSIDQKQKYMNLANAEKKRREDKKRRRKIKITQ is encoded by the exons ATGACATGGGTAACAGGGGGTCGATCGGGGAGAGACATTGTCCGCACCATGAATGCCGAAAGGAACGCCCTGGAAAATTCTCTAACAG ATGCACATAAATCGTCACCTAACTCATCAAGACATCATGTACATCGATATGATGTTAAAAATGGAAAGATTGCCAATGCGACAAATCCatttatcatatttttcttGAGATTAAGGAGTAAGAGCCCGAAAAAGCCAGTCACATTAATGGCCCGACTCGCTGGAAAAAGGTGGACGAAAATGTCAATCGATCAGAAACAGAAATATATGAATCTCGCCAATGCTGAGAAGAAGAGAAGAGAAGATAAAAAACGAAgacgtaaaataaaaatcacacaatag
- the LOC135166400 gene encoding uncharacterized protein LOC135166400 isoform X1, which produces MGNRGSIGERHCPHHECRKERPGKFSNSTDAHKSSPNSSRHHVHRYDVKNGKIANATNPFIIFFLRLRSKSPKKPVTLMARLAGKRWTKMSIDQKQKYMNLANAEKKRREDKKRRRKIKITQ; this is translated from the exons ATGGGTAACAGGGGGTCGATCGGGGAGAGACATTGTCCGCACCATGAATGCCGAAAGGAACGCCCTGGAAAATTCTCTAACAG CACAGATGCACATAAATCGTCACCTAACTCATCAAGACATCATGTACATCGATATGATGTTAAAAATGGAAAGATTGCCAATGCGACAAATCCatttatcatatttttcttGAGATTAAGGAGTAAGAGCCCGAAAAAGCCAGTCACATTAATGGCCCGACTCGCTGGAAAAAGGTGGACGAAAATGTCAATCGATCAGAAACAGAAATATATGAATCTCGCCAATGCTGAGAAGAAGAGAAGAGAAGATAAAAAACGAAgacgtaaaataaaaatcacacaatag